One Amycolatopsis tolypomycina DNA segment encodes these proteins:
- the nirB gene encoding nitrite reductase large subunit NirB: MPTLVVAGHGMVAHRLVEAVRAEDPQGNWHVVVLSEEPRPAYDRVALTSYVDTWDPATLALPGSDYADDANVDLRLGELAVSVDRDARTVTTASGAVVSYDALVLATGSRPFVPPVPGHDLDGCFVYRTIEDLDAIRAAAIEKPGRGRRSAVVIGGGLLGLEAAKALRDMGLSPHVVEMAPRLMPLQVDEGGGSMLRRMITALDVTVHTGTSTSSIEADGSRLLAKLGNGTELDVDLVVFSAGIRPRDDLARQSGLELGPRGGVLTDASCRTSDPAIYAIGECAAVEGKVYGIVAPGYAMAEIVAAQLTGGSGTFPEPDTSTKLKLMGVDVASFGDAHAATEGALEVAVNDAVAGTYKKLVVTDDGKTLLGGVLVGDATEYNTLRALVGRPLPAEPGAILAPAGGGAAVGVDALPDAAQICSCNAVTKGAITKAIHEDGCDSVPKLKACTRAGTACGSCVPLLGRLLTAAGVEQSKAVCEHFPQSRAELFEIVQATRITTFSELIGRYGSGSGCAICKPAVASILATLGNGHVLGGEQMTLQDTNDRYLANLQRNGTYSVVPRIPGGEITPDKLIVIGEVARDFGLYTKITGGQRIDLFGATVDQLPLIWRRLVDAGFESGHAYGKALRTVKSCVGSTWCRYGVQDSVGLAIELELRYRGLRSPHKLKSAVSGCARECAEARSKDFGIIATENGWNLYVGGNGGTTPRHADLLVSDVDTETLIRTIDRFLMFYVRTADRLQRTAPWIEEMEGGLDHLRAVIVDDSLGICEDLDAAMAKHVDNYADEWKGVLEDPEKLARFTSFVNAPGAPDPAISFREERQQKVPVMLGVPSFSNSEVRR; this comes from the coding sequence ATGCCCACCTTGGTCGTCGCCGGACACGGCATGGTCGCCCATCGGCTCGTGGAGGCGGTGCGCGCGGAAGACCCACAGGGAAACTGGCACGTCGTCGTCCTGTCCGAGGAGCCGCGCCCGGCGTACGACCGGGTGGCCCTCACGTCCTATGTGGACACCTGGGACCCGGCCACGCTGGCCCTGCCCGGCTCGGACTACGCGGACGATGCCAACGTCGACCTCCGGCTCGGTGAGCTGGCGGTTTCGGTGGACCGGGACGCTCGCACGGTGACCACGGCGTCCGGCGCCGTCGTCTCCTACGACGCACTGGTGCTGGCCACCGGCTCGCGGCCGTTCGTGCCGCCGGTCCCGGGGCACGACCTGGACGGCTGCTTCGTCTACCGGACCATCGAGGACCTCGACGCGATCCGCGCCGCGGCGATCGAGAAGCCGGGCCGCGGCCGCCGCTCGGCCGTCGTCATCGGCGGTGGCCTGCTCGGCCTGGAAGCCGCGAAGGCGTTGCGGGACATGGGCTTGTCCCCGCACGTCGTCGAGATGGCGCCGCGGCTGATGCCGCTGCAGGTCGACGAGGGTGGCGGCTCGATGCTCCGCCGGATGATCACGGCACTGGACGTCACCGTCCACACGGGAACGTCCACCAGCTCCATCGAGGCCGACGGCTCGCGGCTGCTGGCCAAGCTGGGCAACGGCACCGAGCTCGACGTCGACCTCGTCGTGTTCTCCGCCGGCATCCGGCCGCGCGACGACCTCGCCCGGCAGTCCGGCCTGGAGCTGGGCCCGCGCGGCGGTGTCCTCACCGACGCGTCCTGCCGCACCAGCGACCCGGCGATCTACGCGATCGGCGAGTGCGCCGCGGTCGAGGGCAAGGTGTACGGCATCGTGGCGCCGGGCTACGCGATGGCGGAGATCGTCGCCGCGCAGCTCACCGGCGGTTCGGGGACGTTCCCGGAGCCGGACACGTCCACGAAGCTGAAGCTGATGGGCGTCGACGTCGCTTCCTTCGGTGACGCGCACGCGGCCACCGAAGGCGCGCTGGAAGTCGCCGTCAACGACGCGGTCGCCGGGACGTACAAGAAGCTCGTGGTCACCGACGACGGCAAGACCCTCCTGGGTGGCGTGCTCGTCGGCGACGCGACCGAGTACAACACGCTGCGCGCGCTGGTCGGCCGTCCGCTGCCGGCCGAGCCGGGCGCGATCCTCGCCCCGGCGGGCGGGGGCGCGGCGGTCGGCGTCGACGCGCTGCCCGACGCGGCGCAGATCTGCTCGTGCAACGCGGTCACCAAGGGCGCGATCACCAAGGCCATCCACGAGGACGGCTGCGACAGCGTCCCGAAGCTGAAGGCGTGCACCCGCGCCGGCACGGCGTGCGGGTCGTGCGTCCCGCTGCTGGGCAGGCTGCTCACCGCGGCCGGTGTCGAGCAGTCGAAGGCCGTCTGCGAGCACTTCCCGCAGTCGCGCGCGGAGCTGTTCGAGATCGTCCAGGCCACCCGGATCACCACGTTCAGCGAGCTGATCGGCCGCTACGGCTCGGGCAGCGGCTGCGCGATCTGCAAGCCGGCGGTGGCGTCCATCCTGGCCACCCTCGGCAACGGGCACGTGCTCGGCGGCGAGCAGATGACCCTGCAGGACACCAACGACCGGTACCTGGCGAACCTGCAGCGCAACGGCACGTACTCGGTGGTCCCGCGGATCCCCGGCGGCGAGATCACGCCGGACAAGCTGATCGTGATCGGCGAGGTGGCCCGCGACTTCGGGCTGTACACCAAGATCACCGGCGGCCAGCGGATCGACCTGTTCGGCGCCACCGTGGACCAGCTGCCGCTGATCTGGCGCCGGCTGGTGGACGCGGGCTTCGAGTCCGGGCACGCCTACGGCAAGGCGCTGCGGACGGTGAAGTCGTGCGTCGGCTCGACGTGGTGCCGCTACGGCGTCCAGGACAGCGTCGGGCTGGCGATCGAGCTGGAGCTGCGCTACCGCGGGCTGCGCTCGCCGCACAAGCTCAAGTCGGCGGTGTCCGGGTGCGCCCGGGAGTGCGCCGAGGCGCGGAGCAAGGACTTCGGCATCATCGCCACGGAGAACGGCTGGAACCTCTACGTCGGCGGCAACGGCGGCACCACCCCGCGGCACGCCGACCTGCTCGTGTCCGATGTGGACACCGAGACGCTGATCCGGACCATCGACCGGTTCCTCATGTTCTACGTGCGCACGGCCGACCGGCTGCAGCGGACCGCGCCGTGGATCGAGGAGATGGAGGGCGGGCTCGACCACCTGCGCGCGGTGATCGTCGACGACTCGCTCGGCATCTGCGAAGACCTCGACGCGGCGATGGCCAAGCACGTCGACAACTACGCCGACGAGTGGAAGGGCGTCCTGGAGGACCCGGAGAAGCTGGCCCGCTTCACCTCCTTCGTCAACGCGCCGGGCGCGCCCGACCCGGCCATCTCGTTCCGCGAGGAGCGGCAGCAGAAAGTCCCCGTGATGCTGGGAGTTCCGAGCTTTTCGAACAGCGAGGTGCGGCGATGA
- a CDS encoding nitrate/nitrite transporter, which yields MAHQGKHWIEHWEPENEEFWESTGKKIARRNLWFSVFAEHIGFSIWTLWSVIVLFMGKDYGFSAADKFLLVSTPTLIGGLMRLPYTFAVAKFGGRNWTVVSAVLLLIPAVLAAIVLHPGTSLGTFLLVAALGGVGGGNFASSMTNINAFYPEKHKGWALGLNAGGGNLGVAAIQLVGLLVIGTAGATAPRLVLYIYIPLIVVAAVLAYFYMDNLASMKGDTKAMREVVKEPHTWVMSFLYIGTFGSFIGYSFAFGLVLQNQFGRTPLQAAAVTFLGPLLGSLSRPVGGWLSDRIGGGKITFATFTGMAAATVVLIFASTSKSLVLFTVAFVVLFVLAGIGNGSTYKMIPAIFRAKAKIAIANGAEEAAELLKARRLSGALIGLAGAIGAEGGLLINLAFRQSFADAKSGVPAFVGFLVFYGLCFAVTWAVYLRKPAEQPTSERGLALAGAEV from the coding sequence GTGGCCCACCAAGGCAAGCACTGGATCGAACACTGGGAACCCGAGAACGAAGAGTTCTGGGAGTCCACGGGCAAGAAGATCGCCCGCCGCAACCTCTGGTTCTCCGTCTTCGCCGAGCACATCGGCTTCTCGATCTGGACCCTGTGGTCGGTCATCGTCCTGTTCATGGGCAAGGACTACGGGTTCTCCGCCGCGGACAAGTTCCTGCTCGTCTCGACGCCGACGCTGATCGGCGGCCTGATGCGGCTGCCCTACACCTTCGCCGTGGCGAAGTTCGGCGGCCGCAACTGGACGGTCGTGTCGGCCGTGCTGCTGCTGATCCCGGCCGTGCTGGCCGCGATCGTGCTGCACCCCGGCACCTCGCTCGGCACCTTCCTGCTCGTCGCCGCCCTCGGCGGGGTGGGCGGCGGCAACTTCGCCTCGTCGATGACCAACATCAACGCCTTCTACCCGGAGAAGCACAAGGGCTGGGCGCTCGGCCTCAACGCCGGCGGCGGCAACCTCGGCGTCGCGGCGATCCAGCTGGTCGGGCTGCTGGTGATCGGCACGGCGGGCGCGACCGCGCCGCGGCTCGTGCTCTACATCTACATCCCGCTGATCGTGGTCGCCGCCGTGCTCGCGTACTTCTACATGGACAACCTCGCCAGCATGAAGGGCGACACCAAGGCGATGCGCGAGGTCGTCAAGGAGCCGCACACCTGGGTGATGTCGTTCCTCTACATCGGCACGTTCGGTTCGTTCATCGGCTACAGCTTCGCCTTCGGCCTGGTGCTGCAGAACCAGTTCGGCCGCACCCCGCTGCAGGCGGCCGCGGTGACGTTCCTCGGCCCGCTGCTCGGCTCGCTCTCCCGGCCGGTGGGCGGCTGGCTGTCCGACCGCATCGGCGGCGGCAAGATCACCTTCGCCACCTTCACCGGGATGGCGGCGGCCACGGTCGTGCTGATCTTCGCCTCGACCTCGAAGTCGCTGGTGCTGTTCACGGTCGCGTTCGTGGTGCTGTTCGTGCTGGCCGGGATCGGCAACGGCTCGACGTACAAGATGATCCCGGCGATCTTCCGCGCCAAGGCCAAGATCGCCATCGCGAACGGCGCCGAGGAGGCGGCCGAACTGCTCAAGGCCCGGCGGCTGTCCGGCGCGCTGATCGGCCTGGCCGGCGCGATCGGTGCCGAAGGCGGCCTGCTGATCAACCTCGCCTTCCGGCAGTCGTTCGCCGACGCGAAGAGCGGCGTGCCCGCCTTCGTCGGATTCCTCGTCTTCTACGGGCTCTGCTTCGCCGTCACTTGGGCGGTCTACCTGCGGAAGCCCGCCGAACAGCCCACGAGTGAGCGCGGTCTGGCGCTCGCGGGAGCGGAGGTCTGA
- a CDS encoding FAD-dependent oxidoreductase, whose product MSPREVVIVGYGMAGARLADEIRRRDPIAERVRLTVLGAEKHAAYNRVLLSAVVAGGMSAESVRLHDDEWAQRHNIDLRLGVDVARIDREKRCVELADGSSVDYDALVLATGANPWIPPVEGLEAGPGVVAFRSLDDCAKILDAARFGAPVAVLGGGLLGLEAARGLAGRGNQVTVVHPLGHVMERQLDPAAGHVLARQLTDMGVTFKFGATAARYLPGDGLKLDDGSLVPADLVVVAAGVRAETRLAAEAGLDVDMGILVDDVLRTSDGRIHALGDCARHPGAPAGLIQPAWEQAEVLADVLTGTNAAARYRGTTAVTRLKARGIDLAALGETQLEASDNGAEVLTFNDPTGGRYGKLVVRENRVTGAILLGLPDAAATITQFHDRGTQLPEDRLAVLLGRALPSGSTPAASPADLPAAAVICRCNNVTKGRLIEAWKAGATDTPALARATRATTGCGGCTDTVGGIANWLAAQ is encoded by the coding sequence ATGAGCCCCCGTGAAGTCGTCATCGTCGGGTACGGCATGGCCGGCGCCCGCTTGGCCGACGAGATCCGCCGCCGCGACCCGATCGCCGAACGGGTCCGCCTCACCGTGCTCGGCGCCGAGAAGCACGCCGCCTACAACCGGGTGCTGCTGTCCGCCGTCGTCGCCGGCGGGATGAGCGCCGAAAGCGTCCGCCTGCACGACGACGAATGGGCGCAGCGCCACAACATCGACCTCCGGCTCGGGGTCGACGTCGCCCGCATCGACCGCGAGAAGCGCTGTGTCGAGCTGGCCGACGGCTCGTCCGTCGACTACGACGCCCTCGTGCTCGCCACCGGCGCCAACCCGTGGATCCCGCCGGTCGAAGGCCTCGAAGCCGGGCCCGGTGTGGTCGCCTTCCGCAGCCTCGACGACTGCGCCAAGATCCTCGACGCCGCCCGCTTCGGCGCGCCGGTGGCGGTGCTCGGCGGTGGTCTGCTCGGCCTCGAAGCCGCCCGCGGCCTGGCCGGGCGCGGCAACCAGGTGACCGTCGTGCACCCGCTGGGCCACGTCATGGAACGCCAGCTCGACCCGGCCGCCGGCCACGTGCTGGCCCGGCAGCTCACCGACATGGGCGTGACGTTCAAGTTCGGCGCCACCGCCGCCCGCTACCTGCCCGGCGACGGCCTCAAGCTCGACGACGGCAGCCTCGTCCCGGCCGACCTGGTCGTGGTCGCCGCCGGCGTCCGCGCCGAGACGCGCCTGGCCGCCGAAGCTGGCCTCGACGTCGACATGGGCATCCTCGTCGACGACGTGCTGCGCACCAGCGACGGCCGCATCCACGCCCTCGGCGACTGCGCCCGCCACCCCGGCGCCCCGGCCGGGCTGATCCAGCCCGCATGGGAGCAGGCCGAAGTCCTCGCCGACGTCCTGACCGGGACGAACGCGGCGGCCCGCTACCGCGGCACCACGGCCGTCACCCGGCTCAAGGCCCGCGGCATCGACCTCGCCGCGCTCGGCGAGACCCAGCTCGAAGCATCCGACAACGGCGCCGAGGTGCTCACCTTCAACGACCCGACCGGTGGCCGGTACGGCAAGCTGGTCGTCCGCGAAAACCGCGTCACCGGGGCGATCCTGCTCGGCCTCCCCGACGCGGCCGCGACGATCACGCAGTTCCACGACCGCGGGACGCAGCTGCCGGAAGACCGGCTCGCCGTCCTGCTCGGCCGCGCGCTGCCCAGCGGCAGCACCCCCGCGGCCAGCCCGGCCGACCTGCCCGCGGCGGCGGTCATCTGCCGCTGCAACAACGTCACCAAGGGCCGGCTGATCGAGGCCTGGAAGGCCGGGGCCACCGACACTCCCGCACTGGCGCGGGCCACGCGAGCGACGACGGGATGCGGCGGGTGCACGGACACCGTCGGCGGCATCGCGAACTGGCTCGCCGCGCAGTGA
- a CDS encoding molybdopterin oxidoreductase family protein — MPQVDTHCPYCALQCGMSLDGARVTPRDFPVNAGGLCQKGWTSGSLLTSPKRLTTPMLRVNGALEPVSWDFALDHVARKLRETQETHGPDGVAIFGGGGLTNEKAYLLGKFARVALGTSQIDYNGRWCMSSAAAAGIKAFGADRGMPFPVTDLKKADVVLLAGANPAETMPPFTQHLRGTDLIVVDPRRTPTAELASLHLAPAPGTDLALALGILHAVVEGGHLDQSYVDYRTSGFAEMWRIAASWWPERAERVTGVSAADMRFAAEKLAGARNAYVLTARGTEQHATGTATVGAWINLALSLGLPGRKGSGYGCLTGQGNGQGGREHGQKADQLPGYRKLDDPAAREYVAGVWGVDADSLPGPGRSATELLDALGQDNGPKALMVFGSNVVVSAPRSQRVQDRLAALDFLVVADFVLSETAALADVVLPVTQWAEEDGTLTNLEGRILLRRKALTPPPGVRSDLDVLNGLAERLGQPEGRFPTDAETVFEELRIASKGGIADYSGISYDRLRAGEALHWPVPGTDHPGTPRMFLDTFAHPDGRARFVPVEHTGPAELPDEEFPLQATTGRVLQHYQSGAQTRLVQELNDVVPEAFVEVHPDTAKRAGLEEGDRALVRSRRGETIAKVRFAQSLKPDLVFLPFHFPGEQRANLFTNPALDPVSRMPEFKVCAVSLTTVDGAA, encoded by the coding sequence ATGCCGCAGGTCGACACCCACTGCCCGTACTGCGCGCTGCAGTGCGGGATGAGCCTCGACGGCGCCCGCGTGACGCCGCGGGACTTCCCGGTCAACGCCGGTGGCCTGTGCCAGAAGGGCTGGACCTCCGGCTCCCTCCTCACGAGCCCGAAGCGGCTGACCACCCCGATGCTGCGCGTCAACGGCGCGCTCGAGCCGGTCAGCTGGGACTTCGCGCTCGACCACGTCGCCCGGAAGCTCCGCGAAACGCAGGAAACCCACGGCCCGGACGGTGTCGCGATCTTCGGCGGCGGCGGGCTGACCAACGAAAAGGCCTACCTGCTCGGGAAGTTCGCCCGCGTCGCGCTCGGCACCTCGCAGATCGACTACAACGGCCGGTGGTGCATGTCGTCGGCCGCCGCCGCGGGGATCAAGGCCTTCGGGGCCGACCGTGGGATGCCGTTCCCCGTCACCGATCTCAAGAAGGCCGACGTCGTGCTGCTCGCCGGGGCGAACCCGGCCGAGACCATGCCGCCGTTCACCCAGCACCTGCGCGGGACCGACCTGATCGTCGTCGACCCGCGGCGTACCCCGACCGCCGAGCTCGCGAGCCTGCACCTGGCGCCCGCGCCCGGCACGGATCTCGCGCTGGCACTGGGCATCCTGCACGCCGTCGTCGAAGGCGGACACCTCGACCAGTCCTATGTGGACTACCGGACGAGCGGCTTCGCCGAGATGTGGCGGATCGCCGCGAGCTGGTGGCCGGAACGCGCCGAGCGCGTCACCGGCGTCTCGGCCGCCGACATGCGGTTCGCCGCCGAAAAGCTCGCAGGGGCCCGCAACGCCTACGTCCTCACCGCGCGCGGCACCGAGCAGCACGCCACCGGCACCGCGACCGTCGGCGCCTGGATCAACCTCGCCCTCTCCCTCGGCCTGCCCGGCCGCAAGGGCTCCGGCTACGGCTGCCTCACCGGCCAGGGCAACGGCCAGGGCGGCCGCGAACACGGCCAGAAGGCCGACCAGCTGCCCGGCTACCGCAAGCTCGACGACCCGGCCGCGCGCGAGTACGTCGCCGGCGTCTGGGGCGTCGACGCGGACAGCCTGCCCGGCCCCGGCCGCTCGGCCACCGAACTGCTCGACGCGCTCGGCCAGGACAACGGCCCGAAGGCGCTGATGGTGTTCGGCAGCAACGTGGTCGTCTCGGCGCCGCGCTCGCAGCGCGTCCAGGACCGCTTGGCCGCACTGGACTTCCTGGTCGTCGCCGACTTCGTGCTGTCGGAGACCGCGGCGCTCGCCGACGTCGTCCTGCCGGTCACCCAGTGGGCCGAAGAGGACGGCACGCTCACCAACCTCGAAGGCCGGATCCTGCTGCGGCGCAAGGCGTTGACCCCGCCGCCGGGTGTCCGCTCCGACCTCGACGTCCTCAACGGGCTCGCCGAGCGGCTCGGCCAGCCCGAGGGCCGGTTCCCGACCGACGCCGAGACCGTGTTCGAGGAGCTGCGGATCGCGTCCAAGGGCGGCATCGCCGACTACTCCGGCATCAGCTACGACCGGCTGCGCGCGGGCGAGGCCCTGCACTGGCCGGTGCCCGGGACCGACCACCCCGGCACCCCGCGGATGTTCCTCGACACGTTCGCCCACCCGGACGGCCGCGCGCGGTTCGTGCCGGTCGAGCACACCGGCCCGGCCGAGCTGCCGGACGAGGAGTTTCCCTTGCAGGCCACCACCGGCCGCGTCCTGCAGCACTACCAGTCGGGCGCGCAGACCCGGCTCGTGCAGGAGCTCAACGACGTCGTTCCGGAGGCGTTCGTCGAGGTCCACCCGGACACCGCCAAGCGGGCCGGGCTGGAGGAAGGCGACCGGGCGCTGGTCCGGTCGCGGCGCGGCGAAACCATCGCCAAAGTCCGGTTCGCGCAGAGCCTCAAGCCCGACCTCGTCTTCCTGCCGTTCCACTTCCCCGGTGAGCAGCGCGCGAACTTGTTCACCAATCCGGCGCTCGACCCGGTCTCCCGGATGCCGGAGTTCAAGGTGTGTGCCGTTTCCCTGACTACCGTGGATGGTGCCGCATGA
- a CDS encoding TIGR02569 family protein, whose amino-acid sequence MRSTLQRPPAHVCAAFGGSADGGERLPDSTAWHCGDLVLKPVTDKVRTLWTAHALDYVREPGLRVGKPVRSTDGRWIIGGWTASRYVPGTHEHRGDASVLAAVKLHRATVGLPRPDFLDARTDVDAIADRVAWEEAEVPLEETKGGRWFEVLAPARRPIRLPAQVAHGELLAGLLFDGDSSPGLVDFVPYYRPGEYGAAIVAVDALAWGGAGRDLLERWAHLPEWPQLLLRAVLFRLASNALNPRSTQASLDGLRAAAREVSGVL is encoded by the coding sequence GTGCGGTCAACCCTCCAACGTCCCCCGGCGCACGTCTGCGCGGCCTTCGGCGGCTCCGCCGACGGCGGCGAACGCCTGCCGGACTCGACCGCGTGGCACTGCGGCGACCTCGTGCTCAAGCCGGTCACCGACAAGGTCAGGACGCTCTGGACCGCGCACGCCCTGGACTACGTCCGCGAGCCGGGGCTGCGGGTCGGCAAGCCGGTCAGGTCGACGGACGGCCGCTGGATCATCGGCGGCTGGACGGCCTCCCGGTACGTCCCCGGCACCCACGAGCACCGCGGCGACGCATCGGTGCTGGCGGCGGTGAAGCTCCACCGGGCCACGGTCGGCCTGCCGCGCCCGGACTTCCTCGACGCACGCACGGACGTCGACGCAATCGCCGACCGCGTGGCATGGGAAGAGGCCGAGGTCCCCCTGGAGGAGACAAAGGGCGGCCGCTGGTTCGAGGTCCTGGCCCCCGCCCGCCGCCCGATCCGCCTCCCGGCACAGGTGGCCCACGGCGAGCTCCTGGCCGGGCTGTTGTTCGACGGAGATTCGAGCCCCGGCCTCGTCGACTTCGTGCCGTACTACCGCCCGGGCGAGTACGGCGCGGCAATCGTCGCGGTGGACGCCCTGGCCTGGGGCGGCGCGGGCCGTGACCTCCTCGAACGCTGGGCCCACCTGCCGGAGTGGCCGCAGCTGCTGCTGCGCGCGGTCCTGTTCCGGCTGGCTTCCAACGCACTGAACCCACGCTCGACGCAGGCCTCACTGGACGGCCTGCGCGCGGCGGCCCGCGAGGTCTCCGGCGTCTTGTGA
- the moeZ gene encoding adenylyltransferase/sulfurtransferase MoeZ, which translates to MSALPPLVEPAAELTKEEVARYSRHLIIPDVGVNGQKRLKNAKVLVIGAGGLGSPALLYLAAAGVGTLGIVDFDVVDESNLQRQVIHGQSDVGKLKAASAQESIAEINPLVKVHLHTERLDSSNALEIFGQYDLIVDGTDNFATRYLVNDAAVLLGKPYVWGSIFRFEGQVSVFWEDAPNGLGLNYRDLYPEPPPPGMVPSCAEGGVLGVLCASIGSIMVTEAIKLITGIGEPLLGRLISYDALEMKYREVKIRKDPDTPKITELIDYEAFCGVVSDEAASAASGSTITPAELKAKFDSGENFALIDVREPHEYEIVNIKGATLIPKDRILSGEALAELPQDKPIVLHCKSGARSAEALAALHAAGFKDATHLGGGVLAWAKQIDPSLPTY; encoded by the coding sequence ATGTCAGCACTGCCGCCGCTCGTCGAGCCGGCTGCCGAGCTCACCAAGGAAGAGGTGGCCCGCTACAGCCGTCACCTGATCATCCCGGACGTCGGGGTGAACGGGCAGAAGCGGCTGAAGAACGCCAAGGTCCTGGTGATCGGCGCCGGCGGCCTCGGCAGCCCCGCGCTGCTGTACCTGGCCGCCGCCGGGGTCGGCACGCTCGGCATCGTCGACTTCGACGTCGTGGACGAGTCGAACCTGCAGCGCCAGGTCATCCACGGCCAGTCCGACGTCGGCAAGCTCAAGGCCGCGTCCGCGCAGGAGTCGATCGCGGAGATCAACCCGCTGGTCAAGGTGCACCTGCACACCGAACGGCTGGACTCGTCGAACGCGCTCGAGATCTTCGGGCAGTACGACCTGATCGTCGACGGCACCGACAACTTCGCCACGCGCTACCTGGTGAACGACGCCGCGGTGCTGCTGGGCAAGCCGTACGTCTGGGGCTCGATCTTCCGGTTCGAGGGCCAGGTCAGCGTGTTCTGGGAGGACGCGCCGAACGGTCTCGGGTTGAACTACCGGGACCTGTACCCGGAGCCGCCGCCCCCGGGCATGGTCCCCTCGTGCGCCGAGGGTGGCGTGCTGGGCGTGCTCTGCGCGTCCATCGGCTCGATCATGGTCACCGAGGCGATCAAGCTCATCACCGGTATCGGCGAGCCGCTGCTCGGCCGCCTGATCAGCTACGACGCGCTGGAGATGAAGTACCGCGAGGTCAAGATCCGCAAGGACCCGGACACGCCGAAGATCACCGAGCTGATCGACTACGAGGCGTTCTGCGGTGTCGTGTCGGACGAGGCGGCGTCGGCCGCGTCGGGCAGCACGATCACCCCGGCCGAGCTCAAGGCCAAGTTCGACAGCGGCGAGAACTTCGCGCTGATCGACGTCCGCGAACCGCACGAGTACGAGATCGTCAACATCAAGGGCGCGACGCTGATCCCGAAGGACCGGATCCTTTCGGGCGAGGCGCTGGCCGAGCTGCCGCAGGACAAGCCGATCGTCCTGCACTGCAAGTCGGGCGCCCGGTCCGCCGAAGCGCTCGCGGCCCTGCACGCGGCCGGCTTCAAGGACGCGACGCACCTCGGCGGCGGCGTGCTCGCCTGGGCCAAGCAGATCGACCCGAGCCTGCCGACCTACTGA
- a CDS encoding DUF3152 domain-containing protein, producing the protein MDRVKQDARGEDRRPPHRASARRASQPEDPPRTGQYRPAKAPAQRVDEDRYRPGGRRTSAEPLSASWKPEVPVAREQADPPPKSGLTKLTKTYGWRVYALPILVVLTVLVVVNTANSPAQPIAEQGTGASAPGAESAGGDSSGGAVDGGGDQGIPENPATPVDLKVPTADLPNGSPYTQTGKGTWHVVPGSGPKVGTGQLYTYTVEVEDGIDASSYAGDDAFATAVQGTLSDPKSWTWDGKVAFQRVDANFPNPSFRVSLTTPDTTHRADACGFQIKFEASCYRKSMGRVLINLARWVRGAKAYGADMTGYRQYAINHEVGHALGNKHVGCGGTGQPAPVMMQQSFGVNDDYVAMLNDIPGGDKGKVAKDGRICVTNAWPNPTPP; encoded by the coding sequence GTGGACCGGGTGAAGCAGGACGCGCGAGGCGAAGATCGGCGGCCGCCGCACCGCGCGTCGGCCCGCCGGGCGTCGCAGCCCGAAGACCCGCCGCGCACCGGGCAGTACCGCCCGGCGAAGGCGCCCGCGCAGCGCGTCGACGAGGACCGCTACCGCCCCGGCGGCCGGCGGACCAGCGCCGAGCCGCTGAGCGCCTCGTGGAAGCCGGAGGTGCCGGTCGCGCGGGAGCAGGCGGACCCGCCGCCGAAGTCCGGCCTCACGAAGCTGACGAAGACCTACGGCTGGCGCGTCTACGCCCTGCCGATCCTGGTCGTGCTGACCGTGCTCGTGGTGGTCAACACGGCCAACAGCCCGGCCCAGCCGATCGCCGAACAGGGCACCGGTGCCAGTGCGCCCGGCGCCGAGTCGGCGGGGGGCGACAGCTCCGGCGGCGCCGTCGACGGTGGCGGCGACCAGGGCATCCCGGAGAACCCGGCCACGCCGGTCGACCTCAAGGTGCCGACGGCGGACCTGCCCAACGGCAGCCCGTACACGCAGACCGGCAAGGGCACCTGGCACGTGGTCCCGGGCAGCGGCCCGAAGGTCGGCACCGGGCAGCTGTACACCTACACGGTCGAGGTCGAGGACGGGATCGACGCGTCGAGCTACGCCGGCGACGACGCCTTCGCGACGGCCGTCCAGGGCACCCTGTCCGATCCCAAGAGCTGGACGTGGGACGGCAAGGTCGCCTTCCAGCGCGTCGACGCGAACTTCCCGAACCCCTCGTTCCGGGTGAGCCTCACCACGCCGGACACCACGCACCGCGCGGACGCCTGCGGCTTCCAGATCAAGTTCGAAGCGTCCTGCTACCGCAAGAGCATGGGCCGCGTGCTGATCAACCTGGCGCGCTGGGTCCGCGGCGCGAAGGCCTACGGCGCCGACATGACGGGCTACCGCCAGTACGCGATCAACCACGAGGTCGGCCACGCACTGGGCAACAAGCACGTCGGCTGCGGCGGCACCGGCCAGCCGGCGCCGGTGATGATGCAGCAGTCCTTCGGCGTCAACGACGACTACGTCGCGATGCTCAACGACATCCCCGGCGGCGACAAGGGCAAGGTCGCCAAGGACGGCCGCATCTGCGTGACCAACGCCTGGCCGAACCCGACGCCGCCGTAG